In Chryseobacterium salivictor, the DNA window TGAAGCCAATCAGTGTCTAAATTCTGCTCCTTTTTAATCAAGTCTACTATGCCTCCTAAAGCCGGACCAACAAGCTGTTTATCCAGTGCGTGACAGGCGGTACAATTTGCTTTAAAAAGCTTTTCACCATTCTTAGCATCTCCTTGAGCGTAAATAGAAGCACTGGTCGACAGCAATAGACCTATTGCGATGAGACCTCTTTTGTAATGCTTTCTCCAACTAATCATTTATAAAATCTTGGGTTAGTAAATTATATTGAGTTTACTTTCAACTTGGCAAAAATAAGGTTTTTAAGATAAATTTAACAGCCGTTGTAATTGCCATTATGTCATTTTGCCTAATTTGTAATGCTTCTAAATAACAAATGTTGGTATAATTTTTATTTGTTTTAAATTTGCTGAAAATAATATTTAATGAAATCATTTTTTAAAATAATTGCGCTCTTTACCTTATTGTCCTCAAACATCTTTGAAGCACAGCAAGTTGTGACCAAAGATACCATCTCCGGAACCCCCCTTTCCATCATGATGGACCAAAAAGTAAGTGATTTATTGCGAAGTGTTGAAGATAAGTGCACCACCAATACAAGCGCATCCCCGACAAATTCGGAAAACGAATATTCCGATAATTCTGGAAAAACAACAATTCCTAAAATAACGGTACCCGAAAAGGAACTTACCAACGCAGAAATTTGCCGTAAAAATCCGAGAATCATGGGTTTCAAAATTCAACTCGCAGTCGTGAAAAGCAATGAAGAAGCCAGAGAAGTCGGAATGTTTTTCAGAAGAAGATTCCCGAATATGAAAGTGGAAACAGATGCTTCTTTACGACCAAACTATAAGGTACTGGCCGGAAGTTATTTCACCAGACAAAGTGCCGCCGGTGATTTAGCACAGATCAAAAAGTTTTTCAAAGACGCAGTGGCGGTTCAATACCGCGTTTTCTGTGTAGAAGCAAAATAACATTATTATAATAAATAAAAGCCGCCTCCAATATGGAAAGCGGCTTTTTTATGCGGAAAGGTTTTCACACCAGTCCGTTGTTTGCATTTAGTTCTTTACCAACAAACGGAATCCTTCTCCGTGTACGTTGATGATTTCCAAACCATCGTCTTCTTTCAGCAACTTCCTAAGTTTGGCAATATAAACATCCATACTTCTGGCGGTGAAATAATTTTCTTTCTTCCAGATCTTTCTTAAAGCCAAATCTCTCGGCATAAAATCGTTTCTGTGCTGACACAGCAATTTCAGCAGTTCATTTTCTTTTGGTGAAAGCTTGTACTCGTTATCATTCACTCTTAACTGACGCAACATCGAATCGAAGAAAATATTACTGATCTTAAACTGTTCCTGCTCATCATTTTCTGTCGTAGCACTTCTCTGCAGAATCGCTTTGATTTTATATAATAAAAGCTCCGTATCAAATGGCTTCGTGATATAATCATCAGCGCCCAACTGATATCCTTTCAAAATATCTTCACGCATATTTCTTGCGGTAAGGAAAATAATCGGTATGTTTTTATCGATTCTTTTGACATCTTCTGCCAAACTAAATCCATCTTTCTTCGGCATCATCACATCGAAAATACAAATATCGAATTCGTTTTCCGTAAATTCCTTTAGACCCTGTTCGCCATCTGTAGCCAAGGTTACTTCAAAATTATTTATCGATAAATAATCTTTTAAAACCGCACCAAAACTTTGGTCGTCTTCTACTAATAAGATTCTGTTGCTCATAATTTTTTGTATTTACTGTTCTAAGGTTCTCACCTCAATTTTTTTTTTAAGAATATCCTGCTGAGTTTATATGTATTTTAAACATTCATCGGCAGTTTTATCGTAAAGGTACTTCCCTTATCTTTTTGAGAATCTACGATAACAAGGCCTTTGTGTAATTCCACTATTTTTTTCACGTAGGAGAGGCCAAGCCCCTGCCCTTTCACATTATGAATATTGCCGGTTTCTTCCCGAAAGAATTTTTCGAAAATCCGCAACTTATTCTCCGTTTCCATTCCCATTCCTTTATCAGAAATTTCAATCACGTACCAGTTGCCCTCATTTCTGGTCATTACTTTAATCTCAGGAGCATCAGGCGAATATTTATTGGCATTATCTAATAAATTGACCAGCGCATTGGAGATATGAAACTCATCAATTCTGAACTTGTACCGTTCGGCATTAAATTCCTGGGTTAAGGTTCCGTGTCTCTGAGCCACGATCAAACCAAAAGACTCTGTTGTTCTCTTGATTAAGGCCCGGACATCAGTCTCCTTTAAAAATAAATTGACTTCATTCCGTTCCAGTTTCGACATATTCAAAACGTTCTCGACCTGCTTTTTCATCCGCAGATTTTCCTGCTTGATCAGACCGGAATAGTATTTTACTTTATCGGGATTGGTCGCAATTTTATCGTTCGCCAAAGAATCAGTCGCCACAGAGATTGTTGCCAAAGGAGTTTTGAACTCATGCGACATATTATTAATAAAGTCAGTTTTGATATCTGCAATTTTTTTCTGACGCATCATATAATTAATAGAGATAATATAAATCCCCAAAATCGTCAGCAAAGACATAAAGGTCCCCAACAGCATGGGTAAATTATTTTTCGCCAGGGAATAGTCTTTCCGCGGGAAAACTACTGCCAAAGTGTATAAGGGCCTTTCCTTACTATCGGTAAAAAGTGGATAGGTATAATTGTTTTTTTCTTTTTGATCAGCGAAAGTAGCATTGACAACTTTTGTCATTTTATTGTTTCGATCCATCACCGCAAATCCAAAACTCGTATCGAGACCATTTAATTTCAACTCTTTGGCCAAAACAGAGTCTAAGGTTTTTGCATCAACCCTTTTATCAATCGGCAGATTCGAGGCACTCAGTTTTGCAAATTCCCGTAAAGCGTACGTATTATTATTAATATCCTTGCTCATCTGCGCCGTGAGCGGCTCTGAGCTGTTCGGCCCTTTATTGATTTTCAGAATCCCTTCATCGGTGTACAGTTTCGTCAATTTCAAACTGTCGCCTTTCTGCGAAATGGGAAAGTTTTGATTTTCTACAATGCTTTTCTGAAACGTAAGAGTTGACGTATTGGCAGAATCAGAGTTCTGCTGAATATAGGTTTGGGTAGGCTGATTGCTGCTGTCAACAACATTTTTACCGAAATTTTTAAAATCCTGGTTCAGATATTTATCTACTTCAAGCTGCGAAACTTTTAAGGCAGAAGATTCCAAAGAAGAATATACCTTATTGGAAAAATCCTGATTGAGCGCGCTGTATAATTCCTTGATCCAATACAATTGCAAAGTGACGAAGACGATCATCGAAATGGTCATCAATACAGATATGAACGGAATAAACTTATTGTTCATTATTTCTTTTTAAAAATGAATTGTTAAAATTAGTCATTTTAAGAATATAATAACAAAAGAAAGGCCAAAATATTGTGTTTAATTTCACAAAACACTTTTATTTAACAAAATATACTGAATCCTCTGTTTTTTATTCCATTTCACGGCTTTTCTATTAAAAAACGATATATTTGATAAAAATCAAATAATGAAAACGAAAATAATTTTTAATAAAGATGACAATTCTGCTTCCATTTATATCATGACGATTTTTCACACTTCCGTTGATAAAGTCTGGAATCACTTTACGCAGGCCGAATTACTTGATCAATGGTGGGCGCCAAAACCCTGGAAATGCAAAACTTTGAAAATGAATTTTCAGCCGGAAGGAATTTGGAATTACACGATGATCGGTCCGGAAAATGAGAAAAGTTTCAGCGGAGTGCAGTTTCATGAAATAAATTTCCACCGCTGTTTCGACTATTCTGCGTTTTTTACTGATGAAAACGGATCTCTAGACAGCAAATTCGCGCCAAGCAATTGGTTAATCGGCTTCACCGGCGTGGAAGAAGGAACGAAATTAACGGTAAACATTCATTTTAAAACAACGGAAGACATGGCAACCCTTTTAGAAATGGGCTTTGAAGACGGTTTCAAAATGGGACTTCATCAGCTGGAAGATTTACTGAATAAAAAAGACTGATTTCAAAAAACCAGTCTTTTATTTGTTTTAAAAAAGTTCTTCATCAATAAAATATTGAATAATCGCTTTCTTCATGAGAATCTGCTGCTCATTCGGTTTCAGCTCCGGGAGAGCAGTCACTTCATCGAAATGCGGATATCCGTCATCGTCGTAATGCGAAAATTTGTAATATCCAAAAGGTTCGAGTAAACGGCAAACTGCGATATGCAGAATATTCAGTTTATCATCTTTCGTATATTTCTGTTGGCCGCTGCCTAATTCCTGCACCCCGATCAAAAATAAAATCGTGTCGATCTGCGGATGTTTATCGGTATCGAAGGTTTTTACGAAAAACTCTTCGACTTCTGCCCATAGCTGGCTTTCTGATTTACTTTCCATCAATTTTATTTTCTAATTTCATTAAAAACGCATATTCAAAAGCATCTTCTTTTAAAGATTCAAACCTTCCGCTGGCTCCGCCGTGACCGGAACTCATATCGGTTTTGAAAACCAGCATATTGTCATCGGTTTTCAGTTCCCGAAGTCTGGCCGTCCATTTTGCAGGTTCCCAATACTGAACCTGTGAATCGTGCAGACCCGTTGTGATCAAAATATGGGGATATTTCTTGGCCTCAATATTATCATAAGGAGAATACGATTTCATATAATGGTAATATTCCTTCTCTGTCGGATTTCCCCATTCATCAAATTCGCCGGTGGTCAAAGGAATTGTTTCGTCTAACATGGTGGTTACCACATCCACAAAAGGTACCTGCGCCACAATTCCGTTGAAAAGTTCCGGCTCCATATTGATCACTGCACCCATTAAAAGTCCGCCCGCACTGCCACCCATCGCATAAAGATGTTTTGGGGAAGTGTAATGTTCTTCCACCAGAAACTTTGCAGCATCGATGAAATCATAAAATGTATTTTTCTTTTGAAGCATTTTTCCGTCTTCATACCATTCTCTGCCCATATATTCTCCGCCTCGGATGTGGGCAATCGCATAGATAAAACCACGGTTCAGAAGTGAAAGCCGTACATTAGAAAAACTGGCATCGATGGTAAGCCCATAACTTCCGTAGCCGTAAAGCAATAAGGGAGTTTCTGCAGATTTCACGGTGTCTTTATGATAAACCACAGAAATCGGAACTTTTTTTCCATCTCTGGCAGGCGCCCAAATTCTTTCTGAAATATAATTTTCCGGTAAAAAATCACCGCCCAATACTTCCTGCTGTTTCAGGAGTTTGGTGGTTTTTTCTTTCATATCGTATTCGAAAGTAGAACTTGGCTGAGTTAAAGAGGTA includes these proteins:
- a CDS encoding SPOR domain-containing protein; protein product: MKSFFKIIALFTLLSSNIFEAQQVVTKDTISGTPLSIMMDQKVSDLLRSVEDKCTTNTSASPTNSENEYSDNSGKTTIPKITVPEKELTNAEICRKNPRIMGFKIQLAVVKSNEEAREVGMFFRRRFPNMKVETDASLRPNYKVLAGSYFTRQSAAGDLAQIKKFFKDAVAVQYRVFCVEAK
- a CDS encoding response regulator transcription factor, with the protein product MSNRILLVEDDQSFGAVLKDYLSINNFEVTLATDGEQGLKEFTENEFDICIFDVMMPKKDGFSLAEDVKRIDKNIPIIFLTARNMREDILKGYQLGADDYITKPFDTELLLYKIKAILQRSATTENDEQEQFKISNIFFDSMLRQLRVNDNEYKLSPKENELLKLLCQHRNDFMPRDLALRKIWKKENYFTARSMDVYIAKLRKLLKEDDGLEIINVHGEGFRLLVKN
- a CDS encoding sensor histidine kinase encodes the protein MNNKFIPFISVLMTISMIVFVTLQLYWIKELYSALNQDFSNKVYSSLESSALKVSQLEVDKYLNQDFKNFGKNVVDSSNQPTQTYIQQNSDSANTSTLTFQKSIVENQNFPISQKGDSLKLTKLYTDEGILKINKGPNSSEPLTAQMSKDINNNTYALREFAKLSASNLPIDKRVDAKTLDSVLAKELKLNGLDTSFGFAVMDRNNKMTKVVNATFADQKEKNNYTYPLFTDSKERPLYTLAVVFPRKDYSLAKNNLPMLLGTFMSLLTILGIYIISINYMMRQKKIADIKTDFINNMSHEFKTPLATISVATDSLANDKIATNPDKVKYYSGLIKQENLRMKKQVENVLNMSKLERNEVNLFLKETDVRALIKRTTESFGLIVAQRHGTLTQEFNAERYKFRIDEFHISNALVNLLDNANKYSPDAPEIKVMTRNEGNWYVIEISDKGMGMETENKLRIFEKFFREETGNIHNVKGQGLGLSYVKKIVELHKGLVIVDSQKDKGSTFTIKLPMNV
- a CDS encoding SRPBCC family protein, giving the protein MKTKIIFNKDDNSASIYIMTIFHTSVDKVWNHFTQAELLDQWWAPKPWKCKTLKMNFQPEGIWNYTMIGPENEKSFSGVQFHEINFHRCFDYSAFFTDENGSLDSKFAPSNWLIGFTGVEEGTKLTVNIHFKTTEDMATLLEMGFEDGFKMGLHQLEDLLNKKD